The proteins below come from a single Streptococcus hyointestinalis genomic window:
- a CDS encoding metal ABC transporter permease, producing MFEILSYTFMQRALLAVICISIFAPILGIFLILRRQSLMSDTLSHVSLAGVAFGLLLGISTTWSTIIVVVIAAVLLEYLRTVYKHYMEIATAIIMSFGLAISLIVMSKAKAGSMSLEQYLFGSIITISSSQVIFLAIIAAIVLLLTLLFIRPMYVLTFDEDTAFVDGLPVRTMSILFNIVTGVAIALTIPAAGALLVSTIMVLPASIAMRLGRNFKSVVWLGMLIGFIGMVSGIFLSYYWETPASATITIIFIGIFILVSILGAVRKSS from the coding sequence ATGTTTGAGATTTTATCTTATACCTTTATGCAACGTGCTTTGCTTGCTGTGATTTGCATTAGTATCTTTGCACCTATTTTGGGAATATTTCTGATTTTGCGCAGGCAAAGTTTGATGAGTGATACGCTCAGTCACGTCTCTCTAGCAGGTGTGGCTTTTGGGCTGTTGCTAGGTATTTCAACGACTTGGTCGACCATTATCGTTGTGGTCATTGCTGCTGTTCTGCTAGAGTATCTACGGACGGTCTATAAGCACTATATGGAAATTGCGACAGCTATTATCATGTCCTTTGGGCTAGCGATTTCCTTGATTGTGATGAGTAAGGCAAAGGCTGGTAGCATGAGTCTAGAACAATACCTGTTTGGTTCTATTATCACTATTAGTAGCAGTCAGGTCATCTTTTTAGCGATTATTGCTGCTATTGTCTTGCTGTTGACGCTTTTATTTATACGTCCCATGTATGTTTTGACCTTTGATGAGGACACGGCTTTTGTTGACGGCTTGCCTGTAAGAACCATGTCTATTTTGTTTAATATCGTAACAGGTGTCGCTATTGCGCTGACGATTCCAGCTGCAGGAGCACTGCTCGTATCGACCATCATGGTCTTGCCGGCAAGTATTGCTATGCGTCTTGGGCGAAACTTTAAATCTGTCGTTTGGTTAGGTATGCTTATTGGCTTTATCGGTATGGTTTCCGGAATTTTTCTTTCTTATTATTGGGAAACACCCGCTAGTGCAACGATTACCATTATCTTTATCGGTATCTTTATATTAGTCAGTATCCTTGGTGCTGTCCGAAAATCAAGTTAA
- a CDS encoding helix-turn-helix domain-containing protein, producing the protein MKKLGIKVRQLREDRGLTREEFCGDESELSVRQLARIEGGNNNPNVVSIKYIANRLGMTVGELVDGQDLSLSADYLELKQKLLRIPTYGDQARLKEREQYFTSIYERFYDQLPEDEQLIIDCLQSKLDVHFSDNDSFGLGILQDYFEQTFKKSTYTVNDFVFFDLYLVCFAYKKNQEHFYEEEQYDLVMAKLLNSNPPLAEEKFQLNNVLLNNIKLAFGLEKWDIIENIVSKSNQLMTEIHDFQKRPILSLIEWKYQLYAKQDTALATQSYQNAILFAKLIGDDYLEKQLSQEWQSDIDNVL; encoded by the coding sequence ATGAAAAAGTTAGGAATAAAAGTAAGGCAACTTAGAGAAGATCGAGGGCTGACTCGAGAGGAATTCTGCGGAGATGAGTCTGAGTTGTCGGTTAGGCAATTAGCACGCATTGAAGGGGGCAATAATAACCCCAATGTGGTGAGTATCAAGTATATCGCCAATCGTCTTGGCATGACTGTTGGTGAGTTAGTGGACGGTCAAGACCTTAGCTTGTCGGCGGATTACTTGGAGCTAAAGCAAAAGCTCCTTCGCATTCCTACTTACGGAGACCAGGCTAGGCTCAAAGAACGTGAGCAATACTTCACCTCTATTTACGAACGCTTTTACGACCAACTTCCTGAGGATGAGCAGCTCATTATTGATTGCTTGCAGTCCAAGCTAGACGTTCACTTCAGTGATAATGACAGCTTTGGCTTAGGCATTCTGCAGGATTACTTTGAGCAAACCTTCAAAAAAAGCACCTACACGGTCAATGACTTTGTCTTTTTTGACTTATATCTCGTCTGTTTTGCCTACAAGAAAAATCAAGAGCACTTTTATGAGGAAGAGCAATACGACCTAGTCATGGCAAAACTGCTAAACTCTAACCCACCTCTAGCAGAGGAAAAATTTCAACTAAACAATGTGCTCCTCAATAACATCAAGCTAGCCTTTGGTCTTGAAAAATGGGATATTATTGAAAATATCGTCAGCAAAAGTAATCAACTGATGACAGAGATCCATGATTTCCAAAAGCGTCCTATCCTCAGCCTCATTGAATGGAAATATCAGCTCTACGCTAAGCAAGACACAGCATTAGCAACACAATCCTATCAAAATGCTATTTTATTTGCCAAACTCATCGGTGATGATTACCTTGAAAAGCAACTATCCCAAGAATGGCAAAGTGATATTGATAATGTTTTATAA
- a CDS encoding helix-turn-helix domain-containing protein, with amino-acid sequence MNTFGQKVRELREEKGITREEFCDDESELSVRQLARIESGSSIPNLAKAYYIAKKLNVTLGSITDKESLEIPKRYNELKYLILRIPTYSDKERLKEREQQFEEIFEDYYDNLPEEEQLIIDGLQSKFEVYQSGNIHFGTDMIAEYFHQVKKKKSYTLNDLAIIDLYLLIAAISQFDEQHFQKEDFKIICDTLLIQGEELAVEDRFLLNNLLLNCVNIALNLKLAANIQPMLELSHKTMVLIQDFQKMPIYNMYRWKYALLQDNQTEAEDYYNQSVMFSKMLNDEHLIQQLDDEWQKDNN; translated from the coding sequence ATGAATACATTTGGTCAAAAAGTGCGTGAACTGAGAGAAGAAAAAGGGATCACACGTGAAGAGTTTTGTGATGACGAGTCGGAACTTTCTGTACGACAGTTAGCCCGTATTGAAAGCGGGAGCAGTATTCCAAACTTAGCCAAGGCTTACTACATCGCTAAAAAACTGAATGTCACATTGGGCTCTATAACGGACAAAGAGAGTTTAGAGATTCCTAAGCGCTACAATGAGCTCAAGTACCTTATCTTACGCATTCCGACTTATTCTGATAAGGAGCGTTTAAAAGAGCGAGAACAGCAATTTGAGGAAATCTTTGAGGACTATTATGATAATTTGCCAGAGGAAGAGCAACTGATTATCGATGGGCTTCAGTCTAAGTTTGAAGTGTATCAAAGTGGCAATATTCATTTTGGAACAGACATGATAGCGGAGTATTTTCATCAAGTAAAAAAGAAAAAGTCTTATACTTTAAATGACCTTGCGATTATTGATTTGTATTTGCTGATAGCTGCCATATCCCAATTTGATGAACAGCATTTTCAAAAAGAAGATTTTAAAATCATTTGTGATACTTTACTCATCCAAGGTGAAGAATTAGCCGTGGAAGATCGTTTTCTCCTGAACAATCTCTTGTTGAATTGTGTCAATATTGCCTTAAATCTAAAGTTGGCTGCCAATATCCAACCTATGCTAGAGCTTAGCCATAAAACCATGGTCTTGATTCAAGATTTTCAAAAGATGCCTATATACAACATGTATCGTTGGAAATACGCTCTTCTTCAAGACAATCAAACAGAGGCAGAGGATTATTACAATCAATCCGTGATGTTTTCAAAAATGTTGAATGACGAACACCTCATCCAGCAGTTAGATGATGAATGGCAAAAAGATAATAACTAA
- the ruvB gene encoding Holliday junction branch migration DNA helicase RuvB, with protein sequence MTRFLDSDVMGDEELVERTLRPQLLREYIGQDKIKEQLKIFIEAAKLRDESLDHVLLFGPPGLGKTTMAFVIANELGVNLKQTSGPAIEKAGDLVAILNDLEPGDVLFIDEIHRMPMAVEEVLYSAMEDFYIDIMIGSGDSSRSVHLELPPFTLIGATTRAGMLSNPLRARFGITGHMEYYEVADLCDIVERTSAIFEMEITHEAAIELARRSRGTPRIANRLLKRVRDYAQIMGDGVIDELMTDKALTMLDVDSEGLDYVDQKILRTMIEMYQGGPVGLGTLSVNIAEERETVEDMYEPYLIQKGFIMRTRSGRVATPKAYEHLHYPFSQDNL encoded by the coding sequence ATGACAAGATTTTTAGATAGTGATGTGATGGGGGATGAGGAGCTTGTTGAGCGTACGCTTCGCCCTCAGTTGTTAAGAGAATATATTGGTCAAGATAAGATCAAAGAGCAGTTAAAGATTTTTATTGAGGCGGCAAAGTTGCGTGATGAGTCGCTGGATCATGTGCTTTTGTTTGGACCGCCGGGGCTTGGAAAGACCACCATGGCTTTTGTGATTGCAAATGAGCTGGGGGTTAATCTCAAGCAGACTTCTGGACCTGCCATTGAAAAGGCGGGGGACTTGGTGGCGATTTTAAATGACCTTGAGCCGGGAGATGTTTTATTTATTGATGAAATCCACCGTATGCCTATGGCAGTTGAGGAGGTGCTCTATAGTGCTATGGAGGATTTCTATATTGACATTATGATTGGCTCAGGGGATTCTAGCCGTAGTGTTCATTTGGAGTTACCGCCTTTTACGCTGATAGGGGCAACGACACGAGCTGGCATGCTGTCAAATCCTCTGCGGGCTCGCTTTGGGATTACAGGGCACATGGAGTATTATGAAGTGGCTGATTTGTGCGACATTGTCGAGCGGACATCTGCCATTTTTGAGATGGAGATTACGCATGAGGCAGCGATTGAACTAGCTCGTCGCAGTCGTGGGACGCCACGTATTGCCAATCGTTTGTTAAAGCGTGTGCGTGATTATGCTCAGATTATGGGAGATGGTGTCATTGATGAGCTGATGACAGACAAGGCGCTGACCATGCTAGACGTTGATAGTGAGGGGCTTGATTATGTCGATCAGAAGATTTTGCGGACGATGATTGAGATGTATCAGGGCGGTCCTGTTGGGCTTGGGACTTTGTCGGTCAATATTGCTGAGGAGCGTGAGACGGTAGAGGATATGTATGAGCCTTATCTCATTCAAAAAGGCTTCATCATGCGTACACGTAGCGGAAGGGTAGCCACTCCAAAAGCTTATGAGCACCTGCATTATCCTTTTTCTCAAGATAATCTATAA